One window of the Passer domesticus isolate bPasDom1 chromosome 14, bPasDom1.hap1, whole genome shotgun sequence genome contains the following:
- the DTWD1 gene encoding tRNA-uridine aminocarboxypropyltransferase 1 isoform X2, giving the protein MLAMSLNSSTLLNEENAQGTKRNTECLESLLQTPSLIQDNPLQQLRLASQEVLEKAKKSGRSKCPRCNSSRMFYCYTCFVPVETVPTNEIPTVKLPLKIDIIKHPNETDGKSTAVHAKLLAPEDVTIYKYPCIPEYGESRHEVALIFPGPNSVSVKDIAFHLQKYTKKGVCSSDNDCSREPLLKKAKIEPEEEKNPNECISSSRSEGARLKKIIFIDSTWNQTNKIITDERLQGLLQIELKTRKTCFWRHQKGKPDTYLSTIEAIYYFLVDYHQEILKESYKGQYDNLLFFFSFMYTLIKDAKCCAGKE; this is encoded by the exons ATG CTAGCTATGTCTTTAAATTCTTCTACacttttaaatgaagaaaacGCTCAAGGAACAAAAAGAAATACTGAGTGTTTGGAAAGCCTACTGCAGACTCCATCACTGATTCAAGATAATCCACTCCAACAATTACGGTTAGCATCCCAGGAAGTActggaaaaggcaaaaaagagtGGGAGATCAAAATGCCCCCGATGCAATAGTTCAAGGATGTTTTATTGTTATACGTGCTTTGTTCCTGTTGAAACTGTCCCTACCAATGAAATTCCAACTGTGAAG TTGCCTTTGAAGATTGACATTATCAAGCACCCAAACGAAACTGACGGCAAAAGCACTGCTGTGCATGCTAAGCTCCTGGCACCTGAGGACGTTACAATTTATAAATACCCTTGCATTCCAGAGTATGGAGAGAGCAGACACGAA gTAGCACTTATATTTCCTGGCCCCAATTCAGTTTCAGTAAAAGATATTGCTTTCCATCTCCAAAAGTACACCAAGAAAGGTGTCTGTTCTAGTGACAATGACTGTTCCAGAGAGCCCCttcttaaaaaagcaaaaatagaacctgaagaagaaaaaaatccaaatgaaTGCATCTCAAGCAGCAGGAGTGAAGGCGCTAgactgaagaaaataatatttattgaCAGTACCTGGAATCAAACTAATAAGATAATAACTGATGAACGACTTCAAG GGTTACTGCAAATTGAGTTGAAGACAAGGAAAACTTGCTTTTGGCGTCATCAGAAGGGAAAACCAGATACATACCTTTCCACAATAGAAGCAATTTATTATTTCCTTGTGGACTATCATCAGGAGATTTTGAAAGAGAGCTACAAAGGACAATATGAtaatctgctttttttcttttcatttatgTATACATTGATTAAAGATGCCAAGTGTTGTGCAGGAAAAGAGTAA
- the DTWD1 gene encoding tRNA-uridine aminocarboxypropyltransferase 1 isoform X1, translating into MGLLIQLAMSLNSSTLLNEENAQGTKRNTECLESLLQTPSLIQDNPLQQLRLASQEVLEKAKKSGRSKCPRCNSSRMFYCYTCFVPVETVPTNEIPTVKLPLKIDIIKHPNETDGKSTAVHAKLLAPEDVTIYKYPCIPEYGESRHEVALIFPGPNSVSVKDIAFHLQKYTKKGVCSSDNDCSREPLLKKAKIEPEEEKNPNECISSSRSEGARLKKIIFIDSTWNQTNKIITDERLQGLLQIELKTRKTCFWRHQKGKPDTYLSTIEAIYYFLVDYHQEILKESYKGQYDNLLFFFSFMYTLIKDAKCCAGKE; encoded by the exons ATGGGATTGCTCATCCAG CTAGCTATGTCTTTAAATTCTTCTACacttttaaatgaagaaaacGCTCAAGGAACAAAAAGAAATACTGAGTGTTTGGAAAGCCTACTGCAGACTCCATCACTGATTCAAGATAATCCACTCCAACAATTACGGTTAGCATCCCAGGAAGTActggaaaaggcaaaaaagagtGGGAGATCAAAATGCCCCCGATGCAATAGTTCAAGGATGTTTTATTGTTATACGTGCTTTGTTCCTGTTGAAACTGTCCCTACCAATGAAATTCCAACTGTGAAG TTGCCTTTGAAGATTGACATTATCAAGCACCCAAACGAAACTGACGGCAAAAGCACTGCTGTGCATGCTAAGCTCCTGGCACCTGAGGACGTTACAATTTATAAATACCCTTGCATTCCAGAGTATGGAGAGAGCAGACACGAA gTAGCACTTATATTTCCTGGCCCCAATTCAGTTTCAGTAAAAGATATTGCTTTCCATCTCCAAAAGTACACCAAGAAAGGTGTCTGTTCTAGTGACAATGACTGTTCCAGAGAGCCCCttcttaaaaaagcaaaaatagaacctgaagaagaaaaaaatccaaatgaaTGCATCTCAAGCAGCAGGAGTGAAGGCGCTAgactgaagaaaataatatttattgaCAGTACCTGGAATCAAACTAATAAGATAATAACTGATGAACGACTTCAAG GGTTACTGCAAATTGAGTTGAAGACAAGGAAAACTTGCTTTTGGCGTCATCAGAAGGGAAAACCAGATACATACCTTTCCACAATAGAAGCAATTTATTATTTCCTTGTGGACTATCATCAGGAGATTTTGAAAGAGAGCTACAAAGGACAATATGAtaatctgctttttttcttttcatttatgTATACATTGATTAAAGATGCCAAGTGTTGTGCAGGAAAAGAGTAA